In one window of Brachyhypopomus gauderio isolate BG-103 chromosome 16, BGAUD_0.2, whole genome shotgun sequence DNA:
- the fxyd6 gene encoding FXYD domain-containing ion transport regulator 6 isoform X3 — protein sequence MGISEAGNKIKRKLAKKVAMETVLFFCSLLVYVAAASDADTALSDGEEKKLDPFEYDYESLRIGGLAFAVVLFALGVLLILSRRCRCRMNQKPRAPGDEEAQAENLMVSKAKETPKEEN from the exons ATGGGGATTTCAGAGGCGGGcaacaaaataaaaagaaaactggCAAAAAAGG TTGCCATGGAAACAGTTCTCTTTTTCTGTTCGCTCCTAGTCTATGTGGCTG CTGCATCTGATGCAGATACAG CTCTTTCAGATGGAGAGGAAAAGAAATTGGACCCATTTGAATATG ACTATGAAAGTTTGAGGATTGGAGGTTTGGCATTTGCTGTGGTGCTCTTCGCTCTGGgtgtcctcctcatcctca GCCGTAGATGCCGCTGCCGTATGAACCAGAAGCCCAG GGCTCCAGGTGATGAGGAGGCCCAAGCTGAAAATCTGATGGTGTCCAAGG CTAAGGAAACCCCCAAAGAAGAAAACTGA
- the fxyd6 gene encoding FXYD domain-containing ion transport regulator 6 isoform X4 yields METVLFFCSLLVYVAAASDADTALSDGEEKKLDPFEYDYESLRIGGLAFAVVLFALGVLLILSRRCRCRMNQKPRAPGDEEAQAENLMVSKAKETPKEEN; encoded by the exons ATGGAAACAGTTCTCTTTTTCTGTTCGCTCCTAGTCTATGTGGCTG CTGCATCTGATGCAGATACAG CTCTTTCAGATGGAGAGGAAAAGAAATTGGACCCATTTGAATATG ACTATGAAAGTTTGAGGATTGGAGGTTTGGCATTTGCTGTGGTGCTCTTCGCTCTGGgtgtcctcctcatcctca GCCGTAGATGCCGCTGCCGTATGAACCAGAAGCCCAG GGCTCCAGGTGATGAGGAGGCCCAAGCTGAAAATCTGATGGTGTCCAAGG CTAAGGAAACCCCCAAAGAAGAAAACTGA
- the LOC143477414 gene encoding sodium/potassium-transporting ATPase subunit gamma-like yields MSSGGVTRQSSPKGGPFAAGTPLSLAPDLDPDADFVYDYETLRIAGLSIAAILVVLSILLLTGNRIRRCGKSKHKPVDEQGQILH; encoded by the exons ATGTCTTCTGGAGGAG TCACGCGCCAAAGTTCCCCCAAGGGAGGCCCGTTTGCTGCAGGAACACCGCTGTCATT agcaccTGATCTGGATCCTGATGCAGACTTTGTGTATG aCTATGAGACCCTGCGCATCGCGGGGTTAAGCATTGCCGCAATCCTTGTCGTTCTGTCCATTCTTCTATTGACTG GTAACCGCATTCGTCGGTGTGGCAAGTCTAAG cATAAACCAGTTGATGAACAAGGCCAGATTCTTCACTAG